A stretch of the Canis lupus familiaris isolate Mischka breed German Shepherd chromosome 37, alternate assembly UU_Cfam_GSD_1.0, whole genome shotgun sequence genome encodes the following:
- the RPL37A gene encoding 60S ribosomal protein L37a isoform X4: MAKRTKKVGIVGKYGTRYGASLRKMVKKIEISQHAKYTCSFCGKTKMKRRAVGIWHCGSCMKTVAGGAWTYNTTSAVTVKSAIRRLKELKDQ, from the exons ATG GCCAAACGCACCAAGAAGGTCGGGATCGTGGGTAAATACGGGACGCGCTACGGGGCCTCGCTCAGGAAGATGGTGAAGAAGATCGAGATCAGCCAGCACGCCAAGTACACCTGCTCCTTCTGCGGCAAG ACCAAGATGAAAAGGCGAGCGGTGGGCATCTGGCACTGCGGCTCCTGCATGAAGACCGTGGCCGGCGGCGCCTGGACCTACAA caCCACTTCTGCTGTCACAGTAAAGTCTGCCATCAGAAGACTGAAGGAGTTGAAAGACCAGTAG